In Vibrio alginolyticus NBRC 15630 = ATCC 17749, one genomic interval encodes:
- a CDS encoding VWA domain-containing protein, which yields MAEFIFLNPYWLLGLIVIPIALLLNHKFRAQKSTLIAPHLSRMLGQNTQSKHYFTLWGLAWAITCISLAGPSWQSNARPSFELNQNRILVLDMSRSMFATDIKPNRLAQTRYKALDLLPKWKEGATGLIAYAGDAYNLSPLTTDSSTLAGIIENLSPELMPFQGANLPAAIELAINQFSQAGTQQGDIIVLADDLDTSELSRALDLVQGTKFRISVLAVGTPNGAPIALPDGSLLKTAQDTTVVAKTNLKNLQTLANKTGGLFVPIQHTNRDVENIAAFTNNIGSQLSATQSEEVKTDSRLNSGFWLLPLLLLPAALLFRRGLIWIVVATVVPVTWTPHAEANPFLNADQQGAELYKQGEYEQAQNLFTNPSWKGAASYQKGDYEAAIEAFSHDASLNGRYNLANSLAQNGQLEDAADLYKKLLEEKPNFEAAKKNLSVVEEKLKQQQQQQQQQQQQQQQQQQQQQQQQQQQQQQQQQQQQQQQQQQQQQQQQQQQQQQQQQQQQQQQQQQQQQQQQQQQQQQQQQQQQQQQQQQQQQQQQQQQQQQQKSQNEGKEAQGQQSQNQQDSKNKKKNKKRNNINRNEMTSK from the coding sequence ATGGCTGAGTTTATTTTCCTCAATCCTTATTGGCTTTTGGGGCTCATCGTGATCCCTATAGCACTCTTGCTTAATCACAAATTTAGAGCCCAAAAGTCCACACTGATTGCCCCTCACCTATCGCGGATGCTCGGACAAAACACGCAGTCTAAGCATTACTTCACTCTATGGGGTTTAGCTTGGGCAATAACTTGCATTTCATTAGCGGGGCCAAGCTGGCAGTCCAATGCTCGACCAAGCTTTGAGTTAAACCAAAACCGTATCTTGGTACTTGATATGTCTCGCTCTATGTTTGCTACAGACATCAAACCCAATCGGCTAGCACAAACACGTTATAAGGCGCTCGATTTGCTGCCAAAATGGAAAGAGGGAGCCACTGGACTTATTGCTTACGCTGGCGATGCCTATAACTTAAGTCCACTGACAACTGATTCCAGTACGCTTGCGGGCATTATCGAAAATTTGTCGCCAGAGCTGATGCCTTTTCAAGGGGCAAACCTGCCTGCCGCGATTGAACTTGCGATCAACCAGTTTTCTCAAGCCGGCACGCAACAAGGCGATATCATCGTGTTAGCGGATGATCTTGATACGTCAGAGCTGTCTCGCGCGTTAGATTTAGTCCAAGGTACAAAGTTTCGCATTTCTGTTCTTGCCGTCGGGACTCCTAACGGTGCGCCTATCGCGCTGCCCGATGGCTCTCTGCTAAAAACGGCACAAGACACAACCGTCGTAGCGAAAACAAACCTGAAAAACCTACAGACGCTAGCGAATAAAACTGGCGGTCTATTTGTTCCTATTCAGCACACCAACCGTGATGTTGAAAACATCGCGGCCTTTACCAATAACATTGGTAGCCAGCTTTCTGCGACCCAAAGCGAAGAAGTTAAAACTGATTCTCGTCTCAACAGTGGCTTTTGGTTACTGCCGTTGTTACTTCTTCCTGCGGCTTTACTGTTTCGACGCGGCCTGATTTGGATAGTAGTTGCGACTGTAGTCCCAGTAACGTGGACACCGCATGCAGAAGCTAATCCGTTCTTAAATGCCGACCAACAAGGAGCGGAACTCTACAAGCAAGGTGAGTATGAACAGGCGCAAAACCTATTTACAAACCCAAGCTGGAAAGGAGCCGCCAGTTATCAAAAAGGTGACTACGAAGCCGCTATCGAAGCATTTTCTCATGATGCCTCCCTTAACGGCCGCTATAACCTCGCCAACTCGCTCGCTCAAAATGGTCAATTAGAAGATGCGGCTGATTTGTATAAAAAACTGCTAGAGGAAAAGCCTAACTTTGAAGCCGCGAAGAAAAACCTATCGGTTGTAGAAGAAAAGCTAAAACAGCAACAGCAACAGCAACAGCAACAGCAACAGCAACAGCAACAGCAACAGCAACAGCAACAGCAACAGCAACAGCAACAGCAACAGCAACAGCAACAGCAACAGCAACAGCAACAGCAACAGCAACAGCAACAGCAACAGCAACAGCAACAGCAACAGCAACAGCAACAGCAACAGCAACAGCAACAGCAACAGCAACAGCAACAGCAACAGCAACAGCAACAGCAACAGCAACAGCAACAGCAACAGCAACAGCAACAGCAACAGCAACAGCAACAGCAACAGCAACAGCAACAGCAACAGCAACAAAAGTCTCAAAACGAAGGGAAAGAAGCGCAAGGACAACAGTCACAAAATCAGCAAGATTCTAAAAATAAAAAGAAAAACAAAAAACGGAACAACATCAACCGCAACGAGATGACAAGCAAGTGA
- a CDS encoding BatD family protein, with translation MMNKGVKLVFIFVASLISSFSVMAQTLQASVNKTQVAKNEVINLRIISDTELSSDSIDFNVLEKDFFLGQPRYGRSSNNINGRKSVRTEWSISIAPMKEGVLTIPSFSADGMKTEPIKLRVNASQTDPNLDDLFSFNITVDNSTLYPQQSATLRIQLLIKADTRRLDNPQIVPPQIEGMKLEALGGLQQRQKILNGLEVAVIEQSFRLTANQPGTYTLIGPKLTGSYIYGDSLTGSTKIMPINTKAERMPITVKPIPSEFKGEWLPASALEMTQSWQDDQGNLLSINAINTVKQGSSLTRTIQVKARGTQAEYLPRVNISYPSSLRVYPEQPKFDSGRDGTVTMTVKQVIIPTEAGKYTLPGYDVNWWDSQNDEAKKTTLPELTLDVEKNDTGLITLPESPLSAPLVPAPSPESSGDVNSLWRTLTFVFLGLWIMTLGIAIWAWKKRSITASGTVSNTEQPLCIDALKKVIEEGDAAKIERSVNEYLTTHQDRLNPGDVQAIKQELNAMNQAYFSANQQPWSPDSLLAKIQNLGKANVTKTDHQLEKL, from the coding sequence GTGATGAACAAAGGCGTAAAACTGGTCTTTATTTTTGTGGCCAGCCTGATATCCAGTTTCTCGGTGATGGCACAGACACTTCAAGCTAGTGTGAATAAAACACAAGTAGCCAAGAATGAAGTGATTAACCTCAGAATCATTTCAGATACTGAGCTCAGCTCAGACTCAATCGACTTCAATGTTCTAGAGAAAGACTTCTTCTTGGGTCAACCTCGTTATGGCCGCTCTAGCAATAACATTAACGGAAGAAAATCAGTGCGTACCGAGTGGAGTATCTCAATTGCACCAATGAAAGAAGGTGTTCTGACTATTCCAAGTTTTTCCGCTGATGGTATGAAAACGGAGCCGATCAAACTACGTGTCAACGCGAGCCAAACAGACCCCAATCTTGATGATCTATTTAGCTTCAATATTACGGTCGACAACAGTACGCTCTACCCTCAGCAATCTGCAACATTACGTATACAGCTTCTAATCAAAGCGGACACTCGACGCCTAGATAACCCACAAATAGTACCTCCGCAAATTGAAGGCATGAAGCTTGAGGCACTGGGTGGCTTACAGCAAAGACAGAAGATCTTAAATGGGTTAGAAGTAGCGGTCATAGAGCAGTCGTTTCGCCTAACGGCCAATCAACCAGGCACTTATACCTTGATAGGTCCTAAACTGACCGGTTCTTATATTTATGGCGACAGCTTGACGGGCTCAACCAAAATAATGCCTATCAACACCAAAGCGGAACGCATGCCAATCACGGTCAAACCGATTCCGAGCGAATTTAAAGGTGAATGGCTTCCTGCTTCAGCGTTAGAAATGACACAGAGCTGGCAAGACGATCAAGGTAATCTACTGTCGATTAACGCGATCAACACAGTAAAGCAAGGTTCTTCACTCACTCGAACCATTCAAGTTAAGGCTCGCGGTACACAAGCCGAATATCTGCCACGAGTCAATATTAGTTACCCGAGTTCACTGCGCGTGTATCCCGAACAACCTAAGTTCGATAGCGGAAGAGATGGCACCGTTACCATGACGGTGAAGCAAGTCATTATTCCTACAGAGGCCGGGAAATATACCTTACCAGGATACGACGTGAACTGGTGGGACAGTCAAAATGATGAAGCGAAGAAAACAACGTTACCAGAGCTAACATTAGACGTAGAGAAAAATGACACTGGGCTAATCACGTTGCCGGAATCGCCTCTTTCAGCGCCTTTAGTGCCAGCCCCTAGTCCTGAATCAAGCGGCGATGTAAACAGTCTCTGGCGAACATTAACCTTTGTTTTCCTAGGGCTTTGGATAATGACATTGGGAATCGCTATTTGGGCATGGAAAAAGCGGTCAATAACAGCGAGTGGAACGGTTTCAAATACTGAACAACCACTTTGCATCGACGCGCTAAAAAAAGTCATCGAAGAGGGCGATGCTGCGAAAATTGAACGCTCTGTAAATGAGTATTTAACCACTCATCAAGACAGGCTAAACCCTGGCGACGTACAAGCAATTAAGCAAGAGCTTAATGCCATGAATCAAGCGTATTTTAGTGCTAACCAACAACCTTGGAGCCCTGATTCGCTGCTAGCGAAAATTCAAAACCTTGGCAAAGCAAACGTAACAAAAACCGACCACCAGCTCGAAAAGCTATAA
- a CDS encoding sensor domain-containing diguanylate cyclase — MSLRSFTRKVSSTRDHRLLAEAIFDHLESLFSPQALAIFEDPSINPRHSMSFSRGELYPTQNYPETFWEWASQFDTSESIIPLAINTCNWNHTRDLGGDSYIMMLDNTPIKRTYLLIQSVHARTAHNIYEESYDAMQLAAARWQCIRAEKNASKEIRHRDIREAQYVDEISQRERFIENMKLVQQVALEISNPDSLKDLYYKAVEALRERLGFDRSTLMLLDMKKRSFSGTYGTDESGITIDEFHTQYDLHQLSEEYITALSSLESNLVIVEDAPIYTAGKVIGQGWNAMLILRDGNEPFGWFALDNFIHRKPITAYQKQMLDSFGSLFSQIYIRKRQEQNVRMLHSSMVELSRCTTVSGVCKSAVTFAIKNLGIDRMAVFLTDENCSYMQGTWGTDIQGNVVDESYFFGETQDFSLINLARSMPNEVAFEESVPIYHDCNIVGFGWAAMTVLTSNSSGPIAFIAVDNLLTRAPLTSQLREVIRMFASSLAEVLQRTQAQEAIRELNENLELEVQNRTKELEEANRQLEVLSKLDPLTRLGNRRMLEHVMQKYCALEYEDDMSFGLILIDIDHFGLFNNHYGHLEGDIALMRIGYILDHHTKGEDEVFCRIGGEEFALLMIGSEQEEVRLRAECIRQCIEGEGIKHRHNPEGELLTVSVGYSCYKAKGKDFNFDHLYQLSDKALYQAKNHGRNCVRRYEYEPQVFVE; from the coding sequence GTGAGTTTAAGAAGTTTTACAAGAAAAGTGTCTTCAACGAGGGACCATCGGTTGCTAGCGGAGGCAATCTTTGATCATTTAGAGAGTCTGTTCTCCCCTCAAGCCCTCGCTATTTTTGAAGATCCTTCAATTAACCCTCGTCATTCGATGAGCTTCTCTCGCGGAGAGCTTTACCCAACCCAAAACTATCCTGAGACATTCTGGGAGTGGGCAAGTCAGTTTGACACCTCTGAAAGCATCATACCTCTGGCGATCAACACTTGTAACTGGAATCACACCCGAGATTTAGGCGGTGATAGTTACATCATGATGCTCGACAACACGCCTATCAAACGTACCTACCTACTGATTCAATCTGTACATGCTCGCACAGCACATAATATCTATGAAGAAAGTTACGACGCAATGCAGCTCGCAGCGGCGCGTTGGCAATGTATTCGTGCTGAAAAAAATGCCTCGAAAGAGATCAGGCACAGAGATATTCGTGAAGCGCAATATGTTGATGAGATTAGCCAACGCGAGCGCTTTATCGAAAATATGAAGTTAGTTCAGCAAGTTGCACTCGAAATCTCTAACCCTGATTCTTTAAAGGACTTGTACTACAAAGCCGTCGAAGCGTTACGTGAACGACTTGGGTTTGATCGCTCTACACTGATGCTTCTCGATATGAAAAAGCGCAGCTTCAGTGGTACATACGGTACGGATGAGTCAGGAATTACGATTGATGAATTTCACACACAATACGATTTACACCAACTTAGCGAGGAGTATATCACCGCGTTATCTAGCCTCGAGAGCAACTTAGTTATTGTAGAAGACGCGCCAATATACACAGCAGGCAAGGTCATCGGGCAGGGCTGGAATGCGATGTTGATTTTACGCGATGGCAATGAACCGTTTGGGTGGTTCGCGCTAGATAACTTTATTCATCGTAAGCCGATAACGGCATATCAAAAACAGATGTTGGACTCGTTTGGTTCACTCTTCTCTCAAATTTACATTCGTAAGCGCCAAGAACAAAACGTACGCATGCTGCATTCAAGCATGGTTGAGTTATCACGTTGCACTACTGTCAGTGGAGTATGCAAATCGGCCGTCACTTTCGCCATTAAAAATCTTGGTATTGATCGAATGGCGGTGTTTTTAACTGATGAAAATTGCTCTTACATGCAAGGAACGTGGGGTACCGATATTCAAGGTAATGTGGTGGATGAATCTTACTTCTTTGGCGAAACCCAAGATTTCTCTCTTATAAATCTGGCTCGCTCAATGCCAAACGAAGTCGCATTTGAAGAATCAGTGCCTATTTATCATGACTGTAATATTGTTGGCTTTGGTTGGGCTGCGATGACGGTATTGACTTCAAATAGCAGTGGTCCTATCGCCTTTATCGCTGTTGATAATTTGCTGACACGTGCGCCCTTAACTTCTCAGTTACGTGAAGTGATTCGTATGTTCGCGTCCAGCTTAGCTGAAGTATTGCAACGTACTCAAGCTCAAGAGGCGATTCGCGAACTAAACGAAAACTTAGAGCTGGAGGTTCAGAACCGAACAAAAGAGTTAGAGGAAGCCAATCGACAGCTTGAGGTACTTTCTAAGCTCGATCCTTTGACGCGTCTTGGTAATCGCCGCATGTTAGAACATGTGATGCAAAAATATTGTGCCCTAGAGTATGAAGACGACATGTCGTTTGGCCTGATCCTGATTGATATTGACCATTTTGGCTTATTCAATAATCACTATGGTCATCTCGAAGGCGATATCGCATTGATGCGAATTGGCTATATCTTGGATCATCATACCAAAGGTGAAGATGAAGTTTTTTGCCGTATCGGAGGTGAGGAGTTTGCATTGCTCATGATTGGTTCTGAGCAAGAGGAGGTTCGACTGAGAGCAGAGTGCATTCGTCAGTGCATCGAGGGCGAGGGGATAAAGCATCGACATAACCCAGAAGGGGAGTTACTTACCGTTTCAGTCGGTTACTCCTGTTATAAAGCGAAAGGCAAAGACTTTAATTTCGACCATTTATATCAGTTGTCGGATAAGGCACTCTATCAAGCGAAGAATCATGGGCGAAATTGTGTAAGGCGATACGAATACGAGCCCCAAGTGTTTGTTGAGTGA